Below is a window of Tolypothrix bouteillei VB521301 DNA.
CCAATTATGAAAAATTCTGACATATTAGCGGCTTTGCAAGAATTAATTGACGTGGTGGCAAAATTGCGATCGCCTGAAGGAGGTTGTCCTTGGGATTTGGAACAAACTCCCCAGACACTGACACCCTATGTAATAGAAGAAGCGTATGAAGTTGTAGATGCTATTAATAGTGGAGATAAAAACGCGATCGCTGAAGAATTGGGTGACTTACTTTTACAAGTGGTTTTGCAAGCTCAAATTGCCAGCGAATACCAACAATTTTCTCTAAAGGAAATTGCTGAAGGTATTTCACAAAAACTTATCCGCCGTCACCCTCATGTTTTTGGTGATATTTCGGTGCAAAACGTGGATGAGGTGCGGCAAAACTGGGAAAAAATCAAAGCTGAAGAAAAAGGAAAACCTGCTCCTGAAAGCCAAAAACTCAGTTACAAACTTCAAGGATATACACGCAAGCTACCCCCGTTAATGGCTACTATGAAGATTTCTCGCAAAGCAGCTGCTGTGGGGTTTGAGTGGGAAAACCTTGATGGAGTGTGGGA
It encodes the following:
- the mazG gene encoding nucleoside triphosphate pyrophosphohydrolase, producing MKNSDILAALQELIDVVAKLRSPEGGCPWDLEQTPQTLTPYVIEEAYEVVDAINSGDKNAIAEELGDLLLQVVLQAQIASEYQQFSLKEIAEGISQKLIRRHPHVFGDISVQNVDEVRQNWEKIKAEEKGKPAPESQKLSYKLQGYTRKLPPLMATMKISRKAAAVGFEWENLDGVWDKFNEELAEFKEALAHETPERQQEELGDLLFSIVQLARWNNLDPSEALQGTNRKFIQRLEQMEGFANRPLSDYTLEELEAFWQQAKAVERMETGG